One genomic window of Verrucomicrobiales bacterium includes the following:
- the pyrF gene encoding orotidine-5'-phosphate decarboxylase, with protein MRNPIYVALDVPTAEKAAELVKVLAPAVAGFKVGKELFVSAGPQLVRQIREEGASVFLDLKFHDIPNTVAKSVAAATRLDVQMLTIHTCGGLEMMRAAELAAQETARSLDRPAPVVLGVTVLTSMSTPELNQVGVSGDIGHQVERLAGLGAQAGLRGFVCSPLELAMLRQILPEATQLVTPGIRGPGDAAGDQKRTLSAPEAMEAGATWLVIGRPIYAAPDPRAAAERILAAIASAPRIA; from the coding sequence ATGCGGAATCCTATTTATGTGGCTCTGGATGTGCCCACCGCCGAGAAGGCGGCTGAGCTGGTCAAAGTTCTTGCCCCTGCGGTGGCGGGTTTCAAGGTTGGCAAAGAGCTGTTCGTGAGTGCCGGCCCTCAGTTGGTGCGGCAAATCCGTGAGGAAGGGGCCTCGGTCTTTCTGGATCTGAAGTTCCATGACATCCCGAACACGGTTGCTAAATCGGTCGCGGCGGCGACCCGACTGGATGTGCAGATGCTCACCATCCACACCTGCGGGGGATTGGAGATGATGCGCGCGGCGGAGTTGGCGGCGCAGGAAACGGCCCGGTCGCTGGATCGGCCGGCTCCGGTGGTGCTGGGCGTGACCGTTCTTACCAGCATGTCCACACCGGAGCTGAATCAGGTGGGAGTGAGCGGGGATATTGGGCATCAGGTCGAGCGATTGGCCGGATTGGGCGCCCAGGCCGGACTGCGCGGATTTGTTTGCTCCCCCCTCGAACTGGCGATGCTACGGCAGATTCTCCCCGAAGCGACGCAGTTGGTCACTCCCGGCATTCGCGGACCTGGCGATGCGGCGGGCGACCAGAAGCGCACCTTGAGCGCCCCGGAGGCGATGGAGGCCGGCGCAACCTGGCTGGTGATTGGGCGGCCGATTTATGCGGCGCCCGACCCGAGGGCAGCGGCCGAAAGAATTCTGGCCGCCATTGCCTCGGCACCGCGGATTGCCTAA
- the cobA gene encoding uroporphyrinogen-III C-methyltransferase, with amino-acid sequence MASCGTVYLVGAGPGDPGLLTRRGAELLSFADVVVYDALVNQQLLQLAPKGAEIIYGGKRSRDHAIPQDQLNQLLVKKAKEGKTVVRLKGGDPYVFGRGGEEAQELVAEGVPFEVVPGISSVVAAPNYAGIPLTHRDHCSSFTVFTGHEDPTKEGTALDLAWLAKSPGTKVILMGVERIRILASQLVSHGMSPETPVGMIRWGTTTRQETLFGTLATIADRVEKAGFSAPAVTIIGGVVSLHEQLDWFQKRPLFRERIVVTRTREQASEVSRRLRGLGADVLEIPTIKLAPPDDQLALVDAILGLNTYEWLVFTSPNGVTTFFDAFFKSFKDLRDLGGCRIAAVGPATAAKLQELHLQVDLMPAEYVSSQIAAAFQGEQTIENVNILLLRAQVANPDLPKELSGLGAIVDDVACYKTVPETEDVTGCAARFQEEGADWITFSSASTVENFHARFDLIATKAKWPQVRIASIGPETTKAIVALGLQPDVEAKPHNIDGLIAAVQKAVQNAPSVFTSSKRS; translated from the coding sequence ATGGCATCTTGTGGCACAGTTTATTTAGTGGGCGCAGGTCCTGGCGATCCTGGGCTGCTGACCCGTCGCGGCGCGGAACTCTTGAGTTTTGCGGATGTGGTTGTCTATGACGCTCTCGTGAATCAGCAGCTCCTGCAGCTGGCTCCGAAAGGGGCGGAGATCATTTATGGCGGCAAGCGGTCGCGCGACCACGCGATTCCTCAAGACCAGCTCAATCAGCTGCTGGTGAAGAAGGCCAAGGAGGGAAAGACCGTGGTTCGACTCAAGGGGGGCGATCCTTACGTTTTTGGCCGTGGAGGCGAGGAGGCCCAGGAGTTGGTCGCGGAAGGAGTGCCCTTCGAAGTTGTGCCAGGAATCTCATCGGTCGTGGCGGCGCCCAACTATGCGGGCATTCCGCTCACGCATCGGGATCATTGTTCGAGTTTCACGGTGTTCACGGGTCATGAAGATCCCACGAAGGAGGGAACCGCCCTTGATTTGGCGTGGCTCGCGAAGAGTCCGGGCACCAAGGTAATCCTGATGGGTGTCGAGCGGATTCGCATTTTGGCCAGCCAGTTGGTCAGCCATGGCATGTCGCCCGAGACTCCGGTGGGCATGATACGGTGGGGGACGACCACGAGACAGGAGACCTTGTTTGGCACCTTGGCGACGATTGCTGATCGGGTGGAGAAGGCCGGCTTTAGCGCGCCGGCCGTGACGATTATTGGAGGGGTGGTATCCTTGCACGAGCAGCTGGACTGGTTCCAGAAGCGTCCCTTGTTCCGGGAGCGCATTGTAGTGACCCGGACTCGGGAACAGGCCAGTGAAGTGTCGCGGCGATTGCGCGGTCTGGGCGCGGACGTGCTAGAGATTCCGACCATCAAGCTGGCTCCTCCGGACGATCAGCTGGCGCTGGTGGATGCGATTCTGGGATTGAACACTTACGAGTGGCTCGTGTTTACCAGTCCCAACGGCGTGACGACTTTCTTCGACGCCTTTTTCAAGTCGTTCAAGGATCTGCGAGATTTGGGGGGCTGTCGAATCGCGGCGGTGGGTCCCGCGACGGCGGCCAAACTCCAGGAGCTTCATCTGCAGGTGGATCTCATGCCGGCGGAATACGTGAGCAGCCAAATTGCGGCGGCATTCCAGGGCGAGCAGACCATCGAGAACGTCAACATCCTGTTGTTGCGCGCTCAGGTGGCGAATCCCGATCTTCCGAAGGAATTGAGCGGTCTGGGTGCGATTGTTGATGACGTAGCCTGCTACAAAACCGTTCCGGAGACAGAGGACGTGACGGGCTGTGCGGCGCGTTTTCAGGAGGAGGGGGCGGACTGGATCACCTTCAGCAGCGCCTCCACGGTAGAGAACTTCCACGCCCGGTTCGATTTGATCGCCACCAAGGCCAAGTGGCCTCAGGTCCGCATTGCCTCCATCGGTCCGGAGACTACGAAGGCCATCGTCGCGCTCGGGCTACAGCCGGATGTTGAGGCCAAGCCTCACAACATTGACGGATTGATCGCGGCAGTGCAGAAGGCGGTTCAAAATGCTCCCTCGGTATTTACCTCCTCTAAACGATCATGA
- a CDS encoding exo-alpha-sialidase → MNIVSWFDSFRRRLAVVALLGGFLGLESATAADLHVQRLFGPEIPTGKYKHPASFDELKNGDLYLVYYGGGGEYADHTAVYGSRCKKGSTRWSRPVKIAEHPVGSLGNGVVWQAPDGLVWLYYVMRHGETWSTSRIMAKVSRDGAKTWSDAFPVTFEEGTMVRSRPIALMNGNYLLPIYHETGHNTEFSAPTTSSLFLHYDPRKRSWTESNRVRSRLGNLQPAVVQLTDQHLVAYCRRGGDYEPRKDGYIVRTESVDGGKTWSDGQDTEFPNPNAAVDFYKLRNGHLILVYNDSMNDRTPLTAAISTDGGRTFPHRKNIASGPGDFGYPTVVQTQDGRIHVLFTSDERTVVRHAWFEESLVTSPGGFGSSAR, encoded by the coding sequence ATGAACATCGTCTCGTGGTTTGATTCCTTTCGGCGTCGGCTGGCTGTCGTGGCCCTGTTGGGCGGCTTCCTGGGGCTGGAGAGCGCTACGGCAGCTGATCTGCACGTTCAGCGTCTGTTCGGTCCCGAGATTCCGACGGGCAAATACAAGCATCCGGCCTCGTTCGATGAGTTGAAGAACGGGGATCTCTACCTGGTTTATTATGGCGGCGGCGGAGAGTATGCGGATCATACCGCGGTGTATGGTTCCCGTTGCAAGAAGGGGAGCACCCGTTGGAGTCGACCTGTTAAAATTGCCGAGCATCCGGTGGGTTCTTTGGGCAATGGTGTGGTTTGGCAGGCGCCCGACGGCTTGGTCTGGCTCTACTATGTGATGCGGCATGGTGAGACCTGGTCGACATCGCGAATCATGGCGAAGGTGTCGCGGGACGGGGCCAAGACCTGGTCGGATGCGTTTCCGGTGACCTTCGAGGAGGGGACCATGGTCCGCAGCCGGCCGATTGCCCTGATGAACGGGAATTACCTGCTTCCGATTTATCACGAAACGGGGCACAACACTGAGTTCAGCGCTCCGACGACGTCCTCCCTGTTTCTTCACTATGATCCTCGGAAGCGGAGCTGGACGGAGTCGAATCGGGTGCGTTCTCGCCTGGGCAACCTTCAGCCCGCTGTCGTGCAATTGACGGATCAACATTTGGTGGCGTATTGCCGTCGCGGCGGGGACTACGAGCCCCGGAAGGACGGGTACATTGTTCGGACCGAGTCAGTCGACGGCGGCAAGACCTGGTCGGACGGCCAGGACACGGAGTTTCCCAATCCCAACGCCGCGGTGGACTTCTATAAGCTGAGGAATGGCCATCTGATCCTGGTGTACAACGACAGCATGAACGATCGAACGCCATTGACGGCCGCGATCAGCACCGACGGCGGTAGGACCTTTCCTCATCGAAAGAACATCGCGTCAGGGCCGGGAGATTTTGGGTATCCGACCGTGGTGCAAACTCAGGATGGTCGAATCCACGTGTTGTTCACGAGTGACGAGCGGACGGTGGTGCGTCACGCCTGGTTTGAGGAGAGTTTGGTCACTTCGCCAGGTGGCTTTGGGTCATCTGCCAGATGA
- a CDS encoding LysE family transporter: MNLPELLPDVPMAALTGFISGVLLCIPVGPINLTIINEGARRGFAWASLIGLGAVVMESIYCALAFTGFASFFQRGLVKATMELVSFVFMLWLGLKFLLAKSIEATNRVEEKIERRLQPHTAFMIGFVRVMGNPGVLLGWIIMAAYFISREWVAPTTQSKLACVAGVAVGVGAWFLMLSYWVSFRKQKFTEKALLRLEKGSGIILLIAAVYHGGHIIWQMTQSHLAK; this comes from the coding sequence ATGAACTTGCCCGAACTTTTGCCTGACGTGCCCATGGCAGCGTTGACGGGATTCATCAGCGGCGTGCTGCTCTGCATCCCCGTCGGCCCGATCAACCTGACCATCATCAACGAAGGGGCTCGACGGGGTTTCGCCTGGGCCTCCCTCATCGGCCTGGGCGCCGTCGTGATGGAATCCATCTACTGCGCGCTCGCCTTCACCGGATTCGCCTCATTCTTCCAACGAGGGCTCGTCAAGGCCACCATGGAACTGGTGAGCTTCGTCTTCATGCTCTGGCTAGGTCTCAAGTTCCTGCTCGCCAAGTCCATTGAGGCCACGAACCGGGTCGAAGAAAAGATTGAGCGACGCCTGCAGCCGCACACCGCCTTCATGATTGGCTTCGTGCGCGTCATGGGGAACCCCGGGGTGCTCCTGGGCTGGATCATCATGGCGGCCTACTTCATCTCCCGCGAGTGGGTGGCTCCCACCACTCAAAGCAAGCTAGCGTGCGTCGCCGGGGTTGCCGTAGGCGTCGGAGCCTGGTTTCTGATGCTCAGCTACTGGGTGTCCTTCCGAAAGCAGAAGTTCACTGAAAAGGCTCTGCTCCGCCTGGAAAAAGGGTCCGGCATCATCCTCCTGATCGCCGCCGTCTATCACGGCGGCCACATCATCTGGCAGATGACCCAAAGCCACCTGGCGAAGTGA
- the pssA gene encoding CDP-diacylglycerol--serine O-phosphatidyltransferase: protein MSDAHNPIKPGEPPENRLRIYFLPNLMTAGNLFCGFIALTKIVEADLSSEDFSAINVALFFILLACIFDLLDGRVARMGGQESPFGREFDSLADIISFGVAPAFLVHRIVLRDLFGAHQEIGWFIASIYLICGAFRLARFNCLATMSGGGGGKDFLGFPIPAAAGLVASLTLLLIYFEEQNFKKGYLRYILPALLLFLSAMMVSRVRYPSFKKLDFRSQRTFAKTLLFILIMGAVLIFQLKLLRFLLPLAFTAYLLYGFIRPRISREMRREIEDEEDDDDESPSTAKPPE from the coding sequence ATGTCCGACGCCCATAATCCAATCAAGCCTGGAGAGCCGCCTGAGAACCGGCTAAGGATTTATTTTTTGCCGAACCTGATGACCGCCGGCAATTTGTTCTGCGGCTTCATCGCGCTGACCAAGATCGTCGAGGCCGATCTCAGCTCCGAGGATTTCTCGGCCATCAACGTCGCCCTATTTTTCATCCTCCTGGCCTGCATCTTTGACCTGCTCGATGGCCGGGTCGCCCGCATGGGGGGGCAAGAAAGCCCCTTCGGACGAGAGTTTGACTCGCTGGCGGATATCATCTCCTTCGGCGTCGCCCCCGCCTTCCTAGTCCACCGAATCGTCCTTCGGGACTTGTTTGGCGCGCATCAAGAAATCGGCTGGTTTATCGCCAGCATCTACCTGATCTGCGGTGCCTTCCGACTGGCTCGCTTCAATTGCCTGGCCACCATGAGCGGTGGCGGTGGCGGCAAGGACTTCCTAGGCTTCCCCATCCCGGCTGCCGCGGGCTTGGTGGCTTCGCTCACCCTGCTCCTCATCTACTTCGAGGAGCAGAACTTCAAGAAGGGCTACCTCCGCTACATCCTGCCAGCTCTGCTGCTCTTCTTATCCGCGATGATGGTCAGCCGGGTCCGCTACCCAAGCTTTAAGAAACTCGATTTCCGTTCGCAACGAACCTTCGCCAAAACGTTGCTGTTCATTCTCATCATGGGGGCCGTGCTCATCTTCCAGCTCAAGCTTCTTCGCTTCCTGCTTCCCCTCGCGTTCACCGCCTACCTGCTCTATGGTTTCATCCGACCACGCATTTCCCGGGAAATGCGACGCGAGATCGAGGATGAAGAGGACGACGATGACGAAAGCCCAAGCACTGCCAAGCCGCCTGAATGA
- a CDS encoding phosphatidylserine decarboxylase: MDHSGRAFKLALSRILWGLVAVLALLSAGVVAIFLGHLIAAVSWGLIGLWIASALLILFLHRDPHPIAPLGLPKAVVAPSHGRIAEITQTSEPGLMPGDCQRISIHLGWREVHVGKSPVDGVITSCLELSAAPGSSSRATGSHLQIAIAPREAPRETIALRYIAGRYPRKCLSWSRTGDIVERSQSLGMMQFGSRCELFLPLSAEVQVRPGDPIRGGETIVACFA; encoded by the coding sequence GTGGATCATTCTGGACGCGCATTCAAACTAGCCCTCAGCAGGATTCTGTGGGGGCTCGTAGCTGTCCTAGCTCTCCTATCCGCCGGTGTGGTGGCCATCTTTCTCGGCCACTTGATCGCCGCGGTATCCTGGGGCCTGATCGGCCTGTGGATCGCCTCCGCCCTGCTCATTCTCTTCCTCCACCGCGACCCGCACCCCATAGCTCCTCTGGGGCTTCCCAAAGCCGTGGTCGCTCCCTCCCACGGCCGAATCGCCGAGATTACCCAGACGTCCGAACCCGGCCTCATGCCGGGCGACTGCCAGCGGATCTCCATTCACTTGGGCTGGCGCGAGGTTCACGTGGGGAAAAGTCCGGTCGACGGGGTCATCACCAGCTGTCTGGAGCTGTCAGCCGCCCCAGGCTCGTCGAGCCGAGCCACCGGTAGCCACTTGCAGATCGCCATCGCCCCGCGCGAAGCCCCCCGGGAAACGATCGCTCTTCGCTACATCGCCGGACGCTATCCTCGGAAATGCCTCTCCTGGTCCCGCACCGGCGATATCGTGGAACGAAGCCAAAGCCTCGGAATGATGCAATTCGGCTCGCGTTGTGAACTATTCCTGCCACTCTCCGCCGAGGTGCAGGTCAGACCCGGCGACCCCATTCGCGGGGGAGAGACCATTGTGGCCTGCTTTGCCTAA
- a CDS encoding S41 family peptidase: MKRRLLYGTLVVLLGLNVLVGAQLYLHASQANDSDDAYSSLKLFTTVMERIRSEYVDNTKISYRDLVQAALKGMLGTLDPHSEFMDQSKYQDLKNDTSGEFGGVGIAVSKRGDYLTVDSPIEDTPGFKAGILSEDRIVKIDGRSTERMTFPEAVKLLRGEPGTEVTLTIIRPPGEDTRDFRLTRAVIKVDTVKDLNGKREFPILDHGIGYVRLTQFGEHTAEELGDALKKLKDRGMKGLVMDLRGNPGGLLDQAVEVCEKFLPRGELVVTTEGREGKQKSEYRARGGEKYGELPVVVLVNGGSASASEIVSGCLQDAAAKGLCRAVILGEQTFGKGSVQSILQLQDGSALRLTTAKYFTPSHKVIHEKGISPDIVVPMSDQEEQDVYRKRVPGALKDLPLSERERILNAHDVQLDRAVDLLKGLGAYSTFKTVVPDPASEKKPAKVAQRPE, encoded by the coding sequence ATGAAACGCCGGCTGCTTTACGGTACCTTGGTCGTCCTGCTGGGCTTAAACGTGCTGGTTGGGGCTCAGCTTTATCTTCACGCCTCTCAGGCGAACGATTCCGACGACGCCTATTCCAGCCTGAAGCTGTTCACCACCGTCATGGAGCGCATTCGCTCTGAGTACGTGGACAACACCAAGATTTCCTATCGCGACCTGGTTCAGGCCGCCCTCAAGGGGATGTTGGGGACGTTGGATCCTCACAGCGAATTCATGGATCAATCGAAGTATCAGGACCTGAAGAATGATACCTCGGGTGAGTTTGGCGGCGTGGGGATAGCGGTTTCCAAGCGGGGCGACTATCTCACGGTGGACAGCCCGATTGAGGACACTCCTGGGTTTAAGGCGGGGATCCTGTCCGAGGACCGGATTGTGAAGATCGACGGGAGATCCACCGAGCGGATGACGTTTCCGGAGGCGGTGAAGCTTTTGCGGGGCGAACCTGGAACCGAAGTAACCCTGACTATCATTCGTCCTCCGGGAGAGGATACTCGGGATTTCCGGCTCACTCGAGCGGTCATCAAAGTCGACACGGTCAAGGATTTGAATGGCAAGCGGGAGTTTCCGATTCTCGATCACGGCATCGGATATGTGCGGTTGACCCAGTTTGGCGAACATACGGCCGAGGAATTGGGAGATGCTTTGAAGAAGCTCAAGGATCGAGGGATGAAGGGGTTGGTCATGGATCTACGCGGCAATCCTGGGGGGCTGCTGGATCAGGCGGTCGAGGTCTGCGAGAAATTCCTGCCGCGTGGAGAGTTGGTCGTCACCACGGAAGGACGCGAGGGCAAGCAAAAGAGCGAGTATCGCGCGCGAGGTGGCGAGAAGTATGGGGAACTGCCGGTAGTGGTTTTGGTGAACGGCGGAAGCGCCAGCGCATCGGAGATCGTGTCTGGGTGTTTGCAAGACGCGGCCGCGAAGGGCTTGTGTCGGGCGGTCATTTTGGGTGAGCAAACCTTTGGCAAAGGAAGTGTTCAGAGCATTCTGCAGCTTCAGGACGGATCGGCGCTCCGGCTGACTACGGCCAAGTATTTCACGCCGAGCCACAAGGTGATCCATGAGAAGGGTATTTCCCCGGACATTGTGGTCCCGATGTCCGATCAGGAGGAGCAGGATGTGTATCGCAAGCGTGTGCCCGGTGCTTTGAAGGATCTGCCGCTTTCGGAACGTGAGCGGATTTTGAATGCTCACGATGTGCAGCTGGATCGCGCCGTTGATTTGCTCAAGGGGCTGGGAGCCTATAGCACGTTCAAGACGGTGGTTCCTGATCCGGCTTCCGAAAAGAAGCCTGCCAAGGTGGCGCAACGCCCCGAGTGA
- a CDS encoding HAD-IIIA family hydrolase, translating to MKTAVFIERDAILNQVRVGPKHQISPVSIEEFKVIPEALEPLQRLKSAGFVLVATTNQPGVSRGTLSRRELDRMHDVLRRYYPLDDLMLCPHDEHDRCPCRKPKPGLLIEAAFKWHLDLDHSFVVSDKWQDAESARTAGCTSLLVKSPWVGPVHHDFVLPDLQAVVGKILMLSSSGKPGPTRPMAVR from the coding sequence ATGAAAACCGCAGTATTCATTGAACGGGATGCCATTCTCAACCAGGTGAGGGTGGGGCCGAAACATCAGATCAGCCCAGTCTCGATCGAGGAGTTTAAAGTCATCCCGGAGGCGCTCGAGCCGTTGCAGCGTCTAAAGAGCGCGGGCTTTGTGCTAGTGGCGACGACGAATCAGCCGGGGGTCTCACGCGGTACGCTGTCACGTCGTGAACTCGACCGGATGCATGATGTGTTGCGGAGGTATTATCCTCTGGATGACCTGATGCTATGTCCCCACGACGAGCATGATCGGTGTCCGTGTCGCAAGCCCAAGCCCGGGCTGCTGATCGAGGCGGCGTTCAAGTGGCATTTGGATCTCGATCACTCCTTTGTGGTGAGCGATAAGTGGCAGGACGCGGAATCGGCGCGCACCGCTGGTTGCACCTCGCTGCTGGTGAAGTCGCCCTGGGTAGGGCCGGTGCATCACGATTTCGTTCTGCCGGATCTTCAGGCAGTGGTGGGGAAGATCCTGATGCTTAGTTCATCAGGCAAGCCTGGTCCTACACGGCCGATGGCCGTGAGGTAG
- a CDS encoding DUF481 domain-containing protein: MIAQSPCLFLSLLLWGSLALSTAIAEDVQLQLKNGDRVSGAWLGESEGRIRVQHPVLGTLSIPATEIASRVTNTAPRSTAPPVPVVAAKPTPPPKPPITPAPKHWNFDLQAGLDLGFGVTDRQLYNARARALYSKNRLRNTADYMFTFGEVDGKSSANRMDASMKTDYEIGSQLFLYDLGGAGYDAVRLIDLRYEVGPGIGYHAVRMDRFKLNLEIGANYQVHEFQDGKRSDSFFYRIAEDAAWRITPKLSVDQKLEVFPGISDLSKFRIRFEGNLRYALRNNLYLNLTALDTYDNQPASTVSNNDLQLRSSIGLKF, from the coding sequence ATGATTGCGCAGTCTCCTTGTCTGTTCTTAAGCCTGCTCCTATGGGGCAGCCTGGCACTCTCCACGGCCATCGCCGAGGATGTCCAGCTGCAGCTCAAGAACGGTGACCGCGTTTCAGGCGCCTGGCTCGGAGAATCGGAAGGCAGGATCCGAGTGCAGCATCCCGTACTGGGCACCCTCAGCATCCCCGCCACTGAGATCGCTTCGCGAGTCACCAATACAGCGCCCCGTTCCACCGCGCCGCCAGTCCCGGTCGTGGCGGCCAAACCGACTCCTCCGCCCAAACCGCCCATAACACCCGCGCCTAAACACTGGAATTTCGATCTCCAAGCAGGCTTGGATCTCGGATTCGGGGTCACCGACCGACAGCTCTATAACGCCAGAGCTCGCGCGCTCTATTCCAAAAACCGCCTGCGCAACACCGCCGACTACATGTTCACCTTCGGTGAAGTGGATGGGAAATCTTCGGCCAATCGCATGGATGCCTCGATGAAGACCGACTACGAAATCGGCAGCCAGCTATTCCTCTATGACCTCGGCGGCGCAGGCTATGATGCTGTCCGATTGATCGACCTCCGCTACGAAGTCGGCCCGGGCATCGGCTACCACGCAGTCCGCATGGATCGATTCAAACTCAATCTGGAGATCGGAGCCAACTACCAGGTGCACGAGTTTCAGGATGGAAAAAGGTCCGACTCCTTCTTCTACCGAATCGCTGAGGATGCCGCCTGGAGGATAACCCCCAAGCTCAGTGTGGATCAAAAGCTGGAAGTGTTTCCGGGCATATCCGACCTGAGCAAATTCCGGATTCGCTTCGAGGGCAACCTTCGCTACGCACTTCGAAATAACCTCTACTTGAACCTGACCGCGCTCGACACGTACGACAATCAGCCTGCATCCACCGTCTCGAACAACGATCTGCAGCTCCGCTCCTCCATCGGTCTGAAATTCTAA